GTATCACCACCCCCTCAAGGTCGTTATAAGGAAACAACCAGATTTTATTACCATCAAGCCTAAAGCCATCAGGCACAAAAATTTTAATATGGACTTCCTCTTTTGTCAACTCTAAATTTGGATTCACAAGGGGACCAATCCAATTATCAATCTCCCGGGGAGAAATATCGCATCTGACATTCTCAGAAGTGGTATCAACATGACTATATACCCATGCAGTAGAAATCAGAATCCCGGGGTTGACAAGCAAGTACCAGAAATCCGTCTCATTCAAAAGATGAATAAGTTCATCACCCCTTCCAAATCCAGCTGCAGTGGGTCCTCCCAGAAAAAACGGGACGTCGCTTCCAATTTCACAGCCCAGGCTATGAAGCGTTTCTTTCGACAACCCCAGACCCCACAAAAGGTTCAACCCTGATATTGCGGCAGCCGCGTCACTACTGCCTCCTCCAAGCCCTGCTGCAACAGGAATATTTTTTTTTAGATTTATCCTGGCGCCCTTATTTGTCCTTGTAAACTCCCTGAGCTTCACAGCCGCCTTATAAATCAGGTTATTTTCATCTGATGGGACCTCCGGAGAATTGCATATTATTTCAAGTTGATCTGCCTCATCAATAAAAAGCTCATCAAACAGGTCTACTGCCTGCATGACTGTAACTATATCGTGATACCCGTCCGACCTTTTCCCCTTTATATGCAGCAGGAGATTTATCTTCGCTGGAGTTTTAATCTTTACTGATGCCGGTGATGAAGTCACTCTTCATCCCTGGATAAATTATATTTGACAAGCCTGTAGCGAAATGATCTCAAATCAAGATGGAGCAGTTCTGCAGCATCTTTTTTCACACCTTTTGCCATATTCAGCGCCTTAATGAGAAAATTCCTCTCTATCTCCATAAGGAATTCCTCCATATCAAGACCACCTGCAGGGATATCAGTTGAAACAGGTACTTTGTAAGGTATTCCCCGTTGAAGGCATTCATCTATAGTTTGTTCTTCTATAATCGTTCCTACCCCCAGTGTCGCAGCCCGTTCTATTACGTTTTCAAGCTCTCGTACATTGCCTTTCCATGGAAAGTTAATCATTTTCTGCATTGCTTCCGGCGTCAACCCCTTAATATCCCGGCCAACCAGACGGCTGTATTTTGAAATAAAATACTCTGTAAGCAGTGGAATGTCATCCTTCCTCTCCCTTAATGGAGGCATCTCAACTGGAATCACATCAAGTCTGTAGAAAAGATCTTCCCTGAAGTTCCCCTCTGCGACAGCCTTTTTAAGGTCTCTGTTAGTTGCAGCAACAATCCTTACGTCAATCTTTGCCTCCTGTGCTCCCCCGACACGTTTAACTGACTTGTCTTCAAGGACACGCAGCAGTTTTACCTGAAAATTAGGGGGGATATCTCCAATCTCGTCAAGAAAGACCGTTCCACCATCAGCTGTTTCAAAGATTCCCTCCTTATTTGCAATTGCACCTGTAAATGAACCCTTAACATGTCCAAACATCTCGCTTTCAAAAAGTCCCTCAGGGATTGCACTGCAGTTTATGGCTACGAACGGGCGGTCCTTTCTGTGACCATAATTATGTATAGCCCTCGCAACCAATTCCTTGCCTGTCCCTGATTCGCCAGTTATCAGCACATTACTGGGACTGTCAGCTATCTTGATAATCAGTTGAATTAAATTTACGATAGAAGGACTTTTACCGACAATACCTCCTATGACGCCGGATGTTGTCCACTCCTGAATCTTCCTTCTCAGGATTAGATTCTCTTCGCTTAATCTTCTTTTCTCAATTGCGTTTCTTACAATCAGTTTAATCTCTTCAATCTTGAACGGCTTTGTTATATAATCATACGCACCCTGCTTCATGGCATCAACAGCTGTCTCTGCTGAAGCATAAGCCGTAATCATTATAACAACTGTCTCAGGGGCGCTCTCTTTAACGGTTCTCAATACACCAATCCCGTCAAGCTGCGGCATCTTCAGATCAGTAATAACAATATCAAATGTCTGCTGACCTATTAAACTAACAGCCTCCTTGCCATTCGATGCAGAGGCCACATCATGACCTTCTTTCTGCAGCATTATTGTAAGAAACTCCCTCATACCCCGTTCATCATCAACAACAAGAATCTTACCCAATCAATACCTCCGAGCTATTTCAAGCAGCATGCAATTGATGCCAATAATGTCTAATTGCCTCTATATTACCCCACTGGCAGGTATATTGTAAACTGCGTCCCAATGC
This window of the Nitrospirota bacterium genome carries:
- a CDS encoding sigma-54-dependent Fis family transcriptional regulator yields the protein MGKILVVDDERGMREFLTIMLQKEGHDVASASNGKEAVSLIGQQTFDIVITDLKMPQLDGIGVLRTVKESAPETVVIMITAYASAETAVDAMKQGAYDYITKPFKIEEIKLIVRNAIEKRRLSEENLILRRKIQEWTTSGVIGGIVGKSPSIVNLIQLIIKIADSPSNVLITGESGTGKELVARAIHNYGHRKDRPFVAINCSAIPEGLFESEMFGHVKGSFTGAIANKEGIFETADGGTVFLDEIGDIPPNFQVKLLRVLEDKSVKRVGGAQEAKIDVRIVAATNRDLKKAVAEGNFREDLFYRLDVIPVEMPPLRERKDDIPLLTEYFISKYSRLVGRDIKGLTPEAMQKMINFPWKGNVRELENVIERAATLGVGTIIEEQTIDECLQRGIPYKVPVSTDIPAGGLDMEEFLMEIERNFLIKALNMAKGVKKDAAELLHLDLRSFRYRLVKYNLSRDEE
- the ispE gene encoding 4-(cytidine 5'-diphospho)-2-C-methyl-D-erythritol kinase, producing the protein MTSSPASVKIKTPAKINLLLHIKGKRSDGYHDIVTVMQAVDLFDELFIDEADQLEIICNSPEVPSDENNLIYKAAVKLREFTRTNKGARINLKKNIPVAAGLGGGSSDAAAAISGLNLLWGLGLSKETLHSLGCEIGSDVPFFLGGPTAAGFGRGDELIHLLNETDFWYLLVNPGILISTAWVYSHVDTTSENVRCDISPREIDNWIGPLVNPNLELTKEEVHIKIFVPDGFRLDGNKIWLFPYNDLEGVVIRRYPVIKKIKDEMVASGAINALMSGSGSSVFGIFRDRESVERARRNMQHYEWRTWIVQALRSSPYQIVS